From the Candidatus Neomarinimicrobiota bacterium genome, the window AGATCATTCAGTACGAGCAGGGCTTCGTCTCCACGAGCAGCTTCAAAGTGTTGAAGATAGACCGGATAGAGAGAATCCCAGCCGATCCCCTTGAACTCCAGAAAAGGATATACAGCGTCTACCCGATGCCAGAGGGCTTCGAAGTCTTCCACGTTCAGATTGGAATCGCTGGATTGGACAATCAGGTCCGAGCAGCCTGCGGCCAATAAGACCAGGAGCGCAAAAAATAGTATTCCAAGTCGCTTCATGGTGATCGCGCCGTTCAAATTCCGTAACTGATTGCCAAGATCAAATTGTCGCTTGCAGATATCAACGGTTCCCAAACCGTCATCCGGAGCAGTTCGAATTTATATCCAACCCTGCAGTCCAGATGGTTAGAGAGAGAATACTGCAGGGCAAGATCAAAGCTGGAATAGAGACCTGAGAAAGGGGATATTATTTGAAACGCAGATTGCTCATCCGAATTTTTATCGTTCCGGCCAAAGCCCAGCGACAGAGCACTTATCTCCAGAGCAGAATGCACTGCAATATCTGGTTTCAGTTGAAAATCACCCCTAAGGTTAAAACAGATTGATACTTGGCCGGCAGCGGATTGGGCAAAATCAAACCCTGACACAGACATATTCAAGTCATTGTAGTAGAAATGTAACAGGATTGAGGGACCCCAAAAAACTGACAATCCATTTTGGAAAGAGGGGCTTCTTCTTAAGGGATAAAAAAAACCCTGGTTGAGGGTGAATTGGGTGATCGTAGTACTGATATTATGATTTTTTATGCGGGTCCCATGTCTGAAGCTTGCATAAAGCCGATAGTTGTAAGTGCCATGGTCTCGTGTCCAGCGCAGGGCCTCGTAGGGGAGTGATCCCTCATACTTCTCAGGAGAGATGAATTCATCAATAACCGCGTATTTCCCGATGCCACCCTCAATGTAGAGACGTGAAGGCTGTACCTCGGTTACCATAGTGGCAACTTGCCCATAAAGATTGCTTAGACAGAAGAAGGAAGTGAGTGCAACAAACCAGATTTTCGCCATCATGTTGATCCTCCCGGGAACTTTAGAGTGGAAGTGAAGATTTCCTGTAAAATAAGAAAATTCGTTTGTGCAAAACACTATTGCTTTTGCACCCACTCCAACTCAGCTGGTTGACCGAGATGCCTTTACACCAGATGTACGGCCAGGTGAAAGCATTGACACACCACGAAACCCAGTCCTCTATAGAAAAAGCTAACCCCCCTTAATCTTCACCGTTATCAGCTGGCGTTTCAGGCTGCTTGCCAACAGGTCCAGGCAGTTGCAAGGTGGAGAACCAGTCTATCTTTCGGGTTAGATACATCACCAGGCTCAAGATACTAAATAGTCCAATACTGCCAATCATCAGAGCCAGATCCTGTAACTGTAAGACGATGTACAAATAGGAGTAAAGCAGAACCAGAATTAGAAAAATGATTCCGGTCTGTAGCTTATCCTTCAATACCCCTTTGGTATAACTAGTGATCAAACCGATGGTAGCTATGCTGGAAATGAGATAAGCATATTTGAAAGCCATCTGCTCTGAAAAGGATAGGAGGAGTGTATAAAAAACAAGAAGTGAGAAACCGATGAGCAGATACTGAATGGGATGGATCAGTTTCTTGTTCAGCAATTCAATCATAAAAAATGATAGGAAGGTCAGACCAATGAACATGAAAGCATACTTCGCTGTGCGCATATTTTTCTGATACTCATCCACAGGAACTAAAAGTTTTACCCCGAAGGTTGCTGCACTTGTTTGATTATTGCTGCCCGTCCATTTCTGGGGAAAGTTGCGGTTGAGGTGGAGGATTTTCCAGTCGGCGTCAAACCCCTGATGTGAGGTTTCATGATGGGCCGGCAAAAAGTTTCCCACAAAGCTGGGGTCAGGCCATTTGGAGCTCAGGTTAACCGTGGTTTCTTTTCCCACAGGAGCGAAGAGAAGTGACTCACTCCCATTTAAATTCAGGTCAAAGGTGAAGACCAGCTCTTCATTTGAATTGACAGTATCAAGAGGAATGCTAACACCAGAACTGAGAATATCATCCGTCTCAATGCCGGGTTGCACCTGGATTTTTTGACCATTGACTTCAAAGGTGATCAGGTCGTTGAGCCCTTTCATGTCGGAGATACCCAAAGAGATAAAGGCGTCACTCCAGACAAAATCTTCAGGAGCCACTTTTAGATCCTTTATGGATACTGGCTTAAAAGCGCCTGATACATTAAGCACCGATTTGTAGAGAATGATTTCATAAATACCCCGTTTCCGGACCTCGGGCAAGAGCTCTCCGTTTACCTGAAGTTTTTCGGGCAAAAAATGGGCATATCCAATGGTGGGGACCAGT encodes:
- the creD gene encoding cell envelope integrity protein CreD encodes the protein MQTNWVKQSISARLVIIGFLVLVLLIPSFMVQSLIHERQARRDGAVAEVNQKWGESQTITGPILSVPYKYYQKDASNRLVPTIGYAHFLPEKLQVNGELLPEVRKRGIYEIILYKSVLNVSGAFKPVSIKDLKVAPEDFVWSDAFISLGISDMKGLNDLITFEVNGQKIQVQPGIETDDILSSGVSIPLDTVNSNEELVFTFDLNLNGSESLLFAPVGKETTVNLSSKWPDPSFVGNFLPAHHETSHQGFDADWKILHLNRNFPQKWTGSNNQTSAATFGVKLLVPVDEYQKNMRTAKYAFMFIGLTFLSFFMIELLNKKLIHPIQYLLIGFSLLVFYTLLLSFSEQMAFKYAYLISSIATIGLITSYTKGVLKDKLQTGIIFLILVLLYSYLYIVLQLQDLALMIGSIGLFSILSLVMYLTRKIDWFSTLQLPGPVGKQPETPADNGED